Genomic window (Polaribacter batillariae):
AGAACGCCCTAATTTTTATCCGTACATGACTGCAACTCAAAACTTAAACTTAATTTGTACTATAAAAGGGGTTTCTCCAGAAAAAATCGACGAGAAATTAAAAACCGTAAATCTTTACGAACGAAGAAATAGTAAGTTTAAAACATTTTCTTTAGGAATGAAACAACGTTTGGCAATAGCATCTGCATTGTTAAACGACCCAGAAATTCTAATTTTAGATGAGCCTACAAACGGTTTAGACCCTCAAGGAATCCATGAAATACGTCAAATAATTCAAAAAATTGCCAACACAGGAACTACCATTTTATTAGCCTCTCACCTATTAGACGAAGTCGAAAAAGTATGTTCTCATGTAGTTGTTATTAGAGAAGGAATAAAATTATACAGTGGTAGAGTTGACGAGATGACTGCTTCTAATGGTTTGTTTGAATTAAAAGTAGATGCTAATGAGCAAAAATTGTTAGAAGTTCTCGAAAAGCACCCAGCAATTGGAAAAATTACAAAAGAAAATGAAACAATCATAGCGACTTTAAATAGCAATATTTCTTCCTCTGAAATAAATTCATTTTTATTCGAAAACAATATTACTCTATCTCATTTGGTAAAACGCAAACCAAGTTTAGAGCAACAGTTCTTAGATTTAACGAACAATAACTAACCTAAAATGTCGGTTCGAGCGCAGTCGAGAACTTTGTCATTTAAAATATAAATACCATGTTAAGACTATTAACAATAGAATTTCACAAATTAAAATACAATAGAGCAAGTAAGGTTTTATCGCTTATTTACTTTGGCTTATTGGCTGCGATTGCATTAATTGCGGCTATTAAATTCGACATTGGCCCCATAAAATTTCATTTGGCAGAAATGGGCATTTTTAACTTTCCTTATATTTGGCACTTTAATACCTATGTTGCTGCTGGGCTTAAATTCTTTTTACTTTTAGTAATTGTTTCTATGATGGCGAACGAGTACAGTTACAAAACTTTAAAACAAAATTTAATTGATGGTTTAAGTAAAAAAGAATTTATACTTTCTAAATTTTATACAGTAATTGTTTTTGCACTTATATCTACACTTTTTGT
Coding sequences:
- a CDS encoding ABC transporter ATP-binding protein, producing METILSLKNLDKKYGAVHAVNNLSFDIQKGNVYGILGPNGSGKSTTLGIILNVVNRTSGEFSWFDGKLSTHEALKKVGAIIERPNFYPYMTATQNLNLICTIKGVSPEKIDEKLKTVNLYERRNSKFKTFSLGMKQRLAIASALLNDPEILILDEPTNGLDPQGIHEIRQIIQKIANTGTTILLASHLLDEVEKVCSHVVVIREGIKLYSGRVDEMTASNGLFELKVDANEQKLLEVLEKHPAIGKITKENETIIATLNSNISSSEINSFLFENNITLSHLVKRKPSLEQQFLDLTNNN